The Acidaminococcus fermentans DSM 20731 sequence TTCGAGCCATCCCAACATCTGAAGGACGGAATTGGGATTCTCCAGCCCGGTCTTTTCTTTCAGGGCTGCCATCAGGCTTTCCCGGCTTTTGGCATCCATGGCCACCGCTTGTTTGGCCAGTTCCAGGTCAATGGCAATGCCCCGGTCGTTGATCTCCTGGTCCAAATGGTATTCCTCCCACACCTGTTCCGGCACCGGGTACTTTTGCAATCGCTGCTGGATGGCCATTTCCACTTCTACGTCCCGTTTGTTGTAACTTTTGAACTGGTTCCATTTGTCCAAAGCATGTTGAGGAAGGTTCCTGGTCCGGCCGCCGTTGGTCCTGGTTTCCTTGCAGGGAACGCAAAAATACCGGATCAGTTCCCGCCCTTCCTTCATTTTTTGATTGTCCAGATTCAGCACGGCCCCTACTCCTTCCAAGGAAAGAGGCAGCCCCATATAAGCGGACCAGACCATGGAGCACTTCCACCCTGCAGGACTCAAGAACCGGGCACATTCTTGAGACAGAGGATGCTGATCCTGGAAGGGGTCCACGCTCCGCCCCAGATCGGTAAGATACCGGGAGAGACACACGCGCTCGAAATTGGCATTGAAGGCCCATTTAGTAACAGTATCATCGGTGAGGGCATCCAGAATTTCTTCCGGAATGGTCTCCCCCTGAGCCAGGTCGATGACCTGCACCGCTCCCCCATCTACCGCATATCCAAAAAGAAGGATTTCAAAGGCCGGGGATTCTGCATACTTGTACACACCACACTTGGCCAGGTTCACATCGCTATAGGTTTCCAGATCCAACGAAAGAGTTTTCATACCTTTCTCCTTATAGAAAAAGGTGGCAGTTGGAACACCGCCACCTTCCGTTCTTCTATCCGCTTACCCAAGAAAATCCTCATCATCCGCCGTGGCAAAGTCGTCCTCTGCCCGAGGCTTGCCGCCCAGAGGTTCCCCGTCCCGGATCTTCTGCAAGTTGTTCAGGCTGCAGGCGATGCCTTTATTCCCATTGCTGTTGAAAGCATAGAAGCTGATGGAAGCACGGCCATACACCCCGGAATACACTTCAGAGCGTTCCAGAATATGTTGACAGTTGGCATCTACAATGCCCGGCTGAGTGGCAGAGTTGGCATTGATAAAGAAGCTATCCTTGTAGGCATCATCTCCCGGCCGTTCCAGATCCCCGTCCCGAAGTGGGGTCTTGATGGCTTCCAGGGCCGGGACTACCCGGCTGTTCCCTTTCAGTTTCCCTTCCCCTTCCTGGTAGGCAGCCTTAATGGCTGCCCGGACCTTTTCCACCGTCTTGGTGTCGGATTTGGGGATGATCAGGCTGACACTGTATTTGGGCGTTCCCCCATTAATGGATTTGGGTTCCCACACATTGGCATAACTCCAACGGGTATTCACTCCAGTAATTACTTTGCACGGATTCACATAACTCTTAGACATTCTTGTTTCCTCCTTCATTTTCCTTAGAAAAATCATCTGCCGCCGTATGCATGGCCGGCCGTTTATCCGTTTCCGGGACCAGGACCGGCTTGCCCTGGGGCTTTTCAATCAAATCGGTCAGAAGTTCATCAAACCGTCTCTTTCCCAACAGTTTGGTCAAGGCCGTAATCCCCAGGAGTTTCTTCTCATAGGGAGAATATCCTGCCTCTTCCACTTTGGCGGCAACCGCTTCTTCATTAACGTACCTCCGGTTGGACCGGCCTTCCACCACTTTCCACCCGGCCCAGGTCTTGCCGGAAAGAGCCTGCTGTAGGGCATAATCTTTCACGTCCCCAACCCAGCTTACCAGTTCATCGGCTTTGGCCAGAATGGCTTCCATTTCTGGATCTTCCAGAGTGGATGGCATGGCAAAGTCGTACTTGGCCAGCTCCAGGTTGTACTCGGCCCGTTTCCGACAGGTGGCCCGGATCTTGCAGAACCGGCAGTGGTCACCAGCCTTGTATTCCCCTTCTCCCTTGGCCGCCAGGTCTGCAGTAGGCTTCAGCACCGTTTCTGCCCATTGAAGCAATTCTTCCTTGGGCAGAGTGTAGGTACTGACGTTTTCCCGCCTAGGCTGGAAGATGGTCATGGACACCTTTTGGATATCGTAGATCCCGTCAAAAAGATCCAGGGCCCCCAGGGCATAACACATCATCTGGGGATTCTTCTCTGCATCCACCAGCACTCCCAACCCGTGCTTATAGTCGATGACGGTCAGGGTGTCATCTGCCACAATGAGGCAGTCCCCGGTTCCGAATCCCTCCGGCACCCACCGGGAAAAGTCCAGGCGCTGCTCCACCAGCACCAGAGGATCCTTACAGACGGTTTTGGCCGCTGCCAGGCTCTCCAGCACAAACTGGGCATAGGCATCGGTGCATTCGGCCATTTCTTCATCGAAGGTGGTGAGGGACTTTGTGGGGTTCGTCACCTTCTCCCCCAGGGCCTTCTTCACCTTGTATTCGCACAGGGCATGGGCTTCCGTCCCCTGTTTGGCAAAGTCGCTCTGCACATCCGGCAGTTTGGCACACTCCAGCGCAGACGGCGGACAGGCCAGCCACCGGTAACTGGACGAAGCGGAAAGAACCGCGTGGTTACCCGGCATGGCCCATCACCTCCAGGTCTTTCAAAAAGGCCTCATACTTCTCCGGCTTCATACTGGACAGCTTGTCGGCCCCATACTTCTGGATCAGCCTACGGACTTCATCTGTGAATCCCTGACGGGATTTATCCGCCGCCACCTTCCGCACCTCTTCCAGGGTGAGTTTTGTAGGAACCACCTCATTCTTTGGAGGTTCCGGAGCCGGAGCTTCCTCCTTGAACTTCATGGCTTCCGCAATCTTCAACAGGGCTTTTCCACAGTTTTCCAGTTCAACGGATAATTTGACCAACGTTTCCTCTTTCATTGAGATTGACTCCTTTCGATTTTCTCTTGCTTCTCAGGATCATGAGATTCCTAGCAGCCCGTTCCGCTGTGTCGCTGATTTTCATTAGTACCCCAGCCAGTTCCCGGTCCAGGTCCTGACTTCGGTTTCTCAGCATTTGTCCATTTTCCATGGCTTGTCCTCCTCTCCAGGGGCTTCTTGTTTTGCCCTTCATCCATAACAGGACAAGTTCCCCTAGGATAAGTACCCATTTTTAGAAATCCGGCCAGAAATTTTTTAGCCGGATCTTCTGTTCCCGTTACCGGTAGTCCTCCAGACGTTCCCGGAGCTGTTCCAGGAGCCGGTGTTTCCTTTTGTTGACCCCTTTCTGGGAAAGACCAACTTTCCGACCGATGGCGGCTTCACTGCTTCCATTCATGGCCATCTGCAGGATGGTCTGGTCCAGTTCTTCCAGCTTGGCCAGCTCTCTGTGCAGGGCATCCAGAAGCTCTTCCTTTTCCAAAATGGCATCAGGGGTGTCCTGCCGGGTATCGTCCATAAATCCATATCCCGTATCATGCAATTCTTCAAAGGAAACGGCCGTGTCCCAGCCCTGGACGGACGGATCCACCCGGTGTTCCTCCTGGGCCTGTTCCCGCTTCCGCCGTTTCTCGGCCAGCCGCTGCTGACGCTTGTCTTCCTTCCACTCCGGCCGCATATAGGCCTCGTACTGTTCTTTGGTAGCCGGGATGAGGATGGTGCGGACCATCTTGTTCCCGATTTTCGACCACTGCCGTGGCGCGTTTTCATATTCCTTCGTGATGATCGTTTCCTCCTTCACTTCCAGTGGAATGTAGTACTGCTGTTTGACTCTGGTTTTCTTTTGGTTGCCCATGTGCGATCTCCTTCGCAAAATGCGAAGCGAAGACGCAAATAGGCTGCCTGTCTGTATTGACCATGAGATGCATCCTCTCTTCCATGGTCAACCACCCCAGTAGGCTGACGATAAACTTGGGTCCGGCTCATCGCTCTGGGCACCCCCGCGTCCGGGAGTGAACTTTGAGCCGGGAATTTACAGATACAAAAAAAGAGCTATCCACATGACCTTCTGGTCAATGTAGATAGCTCCGTCTGACAGCTCCGTACAAAATACGGACTGTTATGGTAACTTCTTTATCCTTCTGAACTTGCCCGTTTCGCTGCCTCCACCTGCAGCAAAATATCTTCCCAGGGAACCTGGACCAGCTGCTTCCTGCTGGTCTTCAGTTCAATGATCACCCGGCCTCCCTCTACAATGGCATCAAACAATCTTTCTCCATCCGCAGAACCATCGCGGAGATTCCGGATGTGTTTTCTCACTTTCCCCATATTGCCATACCCCCTCGGATTTTCACGCTATTGAACATTTGTTCGTTTATATGCTTATTATAGCATAAGTCTGCAATTTTAGAAGGGAAAATTTTGTGCCCGTTTCTCAGGGTAAAGGATTACTTTTTGGATAGAAAGATAGCAAAACCGCATTATATCTAGGCTTTTGCGGATTCTTAGCTGTGTAAGATTTCTCAAAAATTCCAAGAAAATTTATTTTTCCCGGTTTCTCCTCCGGATTTAAGAAAATTTTATCATGGCTACGCTCGAACAAAAGTTCGCTTAATAAAGGTAAAAAGACAGGACTCCCCCAAGTTTTCTGGGGAAATCCTGTTTGGTTTCCGTCTTTCACCTGGTTATTTTCAGTTCATGAAATCAGGAATTTCCGCATCGCTTTTCGCCATGCTTCATTGGCAAGGCAGGCCGTCCCATAACAATGCTCCTTGTATAGGCAAAGTTCCCGGCAGATGAACTGATCTGCATCCTGGCGTTTCAGTTCTTCATCCGATGGCAACTGCCGTCGGATAATAGAGGTTATTGCCGGGAACAGCATGATGCAGAAATCCGAACAACACAATTACTAAATGAAAGAAGATGGCTGATGCTTTGGTCATTTTAATCCGACCAGAATTGTTCATTTTAAGTCCGGCCTTGACACCGACTCTGAGTGGCTGTTTTAATCCGACTCTAACATCACTGGAGACGATCTCTTAGGACGGGAAACTTTTTACGAATTTCCTGAACATGTTCTGGGTTGATTTCAGCCGAAACAATCGTTTTTTCAATTCCTGCTGCTGCAATTTTTGTACCCCAAGGGTCATAAATGGCACTATGTCCAAAATAAACATTTCCTCGTTCCGTCCCAACACAGTTACAGGCAAGTAAATAACTGACATTTTCTATAGCTCGGCACTGAGAAAGTAAGCACCAATGTTCCAACCTCGGAAAAGACCAAGCAGCTGAAAGAACAATAATATCAACATTTTTTTCTGTCATTTCAATAAAATTCTTAGGGAATCGAACATCATAACAAATTGCGAATCCAATACGTCCAAACGGAGTATCGACGACTGTTGATTCTTTACCGTTTTGAATTAGTTTTACTTCTTCAGAATTAAATGTCACAAGATTCCGTTTACGATAAGTAGCAATACATTTTCCTTCTGGAGAAATAAACGGCAAAGAATTATAATATTGATCTTCTATTTTTTCAATAATTGTCCCCCCTGCAATATAAGCACCAGTTTCTTTTGCTTTTCTACATAAAAAATCAATAATTTTATTATTTTCTTCGATATGATGATATCTTTCAAAACAATAATAGCCCGTCGCCCACATTTCTGGAAGAACAATAAGACTTGACTCTTTACACAAATCAATTTGTTGTTCCATCTGTGCAATATTGGCATCCACATCATACTTTTCATTTCTTTCAAATTGAATTACTGATACTTTCATTTTCTCACCTTTTTCATCGAGTAGAATTCAATCATTTGCTTTTCGCAAAAAGCTTGAAAAAGACCATATAGAAAAGGACTGGAATTTTTATATTAAAAGACGCTGTAACAGAGACCAATGACCTCTTTTAGAAAAAATTTGGGGACGCCTTGCGATTCTGTTAGCAAACATTTTTCCGGGCATCCCCAATTAGCTTAAGCGCCTCAATTGAAAATTTGCACATCATTAGCAAATTTCAAGCGAAACAGTTCCGTTAGATTTATCATTAATTGTTTTACCAAAAAATGATATTTTATTTACTTTTTGTAATCTTTAAGCCACTTTTTATAGTTTTCTTCTTCTTTACCAATATAAGTAACCGCATCTTCCGGTTTCATATACTTAGGCGTAACTAAAACAGAATTTGCTTCTTTAATATAATCCTTGTTCTGGCACACCTTCTCCATTGCAGCGGAGAATTTATTAACAATTTCATCAGGTGTATCCTTAGGAAAAGCGTAGAAGAAGAACTTAGAAATCGACAAATCTACTCCCTGTTCCTTAAAAGTGGGAACGTTTGGAATGAGCGGGTTCCGTTTTTCCGACATTACACCAAGGCAACGGAAATCGCCAGATTCAATGTAATCTTTCACTACACCATATTGACAACCGATTACCTCAATCTGGTTGCCGAGAAGAGCGGTTGTATAAGCAGCCATATCACCAAGATCTGCCGCAACGATATTAGTACCAGTCATTTGTTCAAATGCAAGCAGTTGCAGGTGCGTAAACGACCCAATAGAAGTAGCAAAGCGAATCTTCCCAGGATTTGCTTTTGCATCATTAATGAGGTCTTGCAGATTTTTATATTTAGAATGACTGGAAACTACAAAAACATTGGCGTCATCAGTAAGCCCAATACCAGCGTTTTTGAAGTTTTTCCACGAGATATCTGTCAGGCCGATTAAGTTGTTCATGAGCATAGTGGGATGGTTAAACAAAACAGTGTAACCATCTGGTTTAGAATCCAATACTTGCTGGGACCCAACTACTCCAGAAGATCCAGCAACATTGGTTACAATAACGGGTTTTCCAAGTTCCTTACTTAAGTATTTAGACATTACCCGTGCGTTTGTATCTGTATCTCCTCCTGCTCCATAGGGCACTACAATTTGCACTGTTTTGTTCGGATAGTTTTTTGCTGCACCTTGATTTGCCTTACTAGAAGGATTTTTGGTTGCATCTGATCCGCACCCTGCCAAAAGCATACCAAGTGCCACCACCATTGAAAGGACTGCCAATTGTTTTTTCATTTTTAACACGCCTCCTTTAAAATTTTTAACCTAAGGTTATTCTACTGTGTTCCTGGTTTTTATTTTTTCTTACCTGCTGAATCAGGGTAATAACAATGGAGAGTACAGTAGCAACAATAAAGAATGAGCAAATGGGATGTTGCAAAAAGGGCCAGAAGCTTCCGCCAGTCAACATCAATCCTGATCTCAAGTTCTTTTCAGCGATTGGCCCCAAGATGAACCCAAGAATAACAGGTGCCAATGGATAGTCAAAGACATCAAATGCAATGGAAATAATTCCAAAGAAAATAACAGTCCAAATATCAAAAGTTCTGTTATTTAGTCCGAATGCCCCAACTGCACAAAGTACAAAGATAATCGGGAGTAATATGTATTTAGGAATATACAAAACCTTTGTAAATAACCTTAAACCATAAAACTCCATTATCAGCATGATGACATTGGAAACAATCAGAGCTGCAAAGATGGAATAAACTATCGTACCATTTTTTGCAAACAACAGTGGTCCAGGCGTTAAACCATGTATCATAAACGCACCTAATAACATGGCTGTCGTTGATTCACCTGGAATGCCGAGAGTCAAAAGCGGAATCATTGCGCCACCAATTGTTGCATTATTTGCACTTTCAGAAGCTACAACACCATCCATTATCCCAGTCCCAAATTTTTCAGGATGTTTAGAACTATTTTTAGCTGCAAAATATGCAAGCACACTCGAGGTCGATCCACCAACTCCAGGCAGAATTCCCATCGCAATACCAATGAAGCTAGATCGAATAAAGTTTACAAATTGTTCTTTAAATTCCTTAATAGAAAATCCAAAACCTTTTATATTTTCCCTTTTTAATGTAGCCTTTTGTAGTTCAGGAGAGTCATTTCCTGCCTTAATTACTTCACTGATTGCAAAAAGGCCAATCATTACGACTAAGATATCAAAGCCACCTTTGAGTCCTTTAACGCCAAAAGTATATCTTGAAAAAGAATCAATTGGTGCTGGTCCAACCATAGCAAACGCCATGCCTATCAAACCAGCAATCAGACCTTTAGCCATTGATTGTTTTGAAATAGAAGCGATTAATGTCAGAGAAAAAACTGCAACGCCGAAATATTCATACGGTCCAAAATGAATAGCAATTTTAGCTAGAGGCGGCGAAATGAAAAACAATGCTAAAAAACTTAATGTCCCCCCAATAAAAGAGTAAAACACGCCAATTCCCATTGCTCTCTGAGCATGCCCATTAACTGCCATAGGGTGCCCATCAAAGCAAGTTGCAATGGAGGATGGAGTTCCTGGGACATTAATCAAAATTGCCGGAATCAGTCCCCCTGATATACCGCCAATGAAAATACCACATAATAACGCCATCGATGGAACCATATCCATAGAATAGGTCAATGGTAAACAAAGAGCTATTCCCATGGTTGCTGTTAATCCTGGGATAGAACCAAACATGATTCCGATTAACACGCCCAGTCCCATAAGTAATATATTTGTGGGCATTAAAATATTACTGAATCCTACAGAAAATAGTTCACTCATAATTCATCCCCTCCCATTAGCCTAAAATTCCTTCCGGAAGCATAAGTTGAAATAGATCCCGGAATGTGAAATAAACAATCAAAACAGTCACAATACTAACAACGCCAAAGAGCAAAGGCTTTCTTTTCTTTTTAGGACAAAGCACCATAATTTGGAAGAAAAGATAAACTGCTGTCGTAATAAGAAAACCAATTTGCGCTAAACACAATGCATAAGCAACCATCAAAAGCAGCGTCATAAAAGAAGTTTTTAAAACGGATTTTGTTTTTTCACTTTCTGATCCGTTCGTGTCGTTTTTATCAATTTTTTTCAGTTTCACAATTGCTGAAATAAAAACAATTGCACCTAAGACGAACATTAAGCCGAATACCAGCCTTGGCATAAATTCCGGTCCAATGGCCATTACCGTTAATCTTTTCATGAAAAATGTCATATAAAAGCAGATACTTGAGATAGCCATAATAAACAGTCCTGAAATAACATCTTTGTAATTATTTTTCATTTTGCACCTCTCAATCTTTTATCTACTTGTTACTCGTCCTACAAGTTTGCTTTTTATTCTTTTTTTATCATACTGATTCTGTTCAAATTCCCTTGAATATGTTCCTTCATTATTTTTTTTGCCAATTTGGGTTTTTGCTCACGAATAGATTTTAATAAAATAGTATGGTAATAAATAGCATTTTGATAACCGTTATTTTGATAGCCAAAAATTTCTTTAGCTTTATTTTTATTTGATGCACTTCTCCGTATAGTATCTATGAGACTGCTTTCAATAAACATATTGCCACATGCTCTAGCGATTTCCAAATGAAACTTAGCATCAAGATCTGCCATTTTATCATCATCACCGACATGTAACAGCATTTCTTCCGTTGCTTTCGTTAAACATTCAAGATTCTCATCTGTCCGATTTAAGGCTGCTAAATAAGCTGCTTCCGGCTCTAATATTTGACGAAACTGCAACATTTGCATAATTTCACTTTCAACAGATTTAGGAGTTGATGTGAAATTAGAAAAAGCACTTAAATCCTCCGATTTCACATATGTGCCTTTTCCATGAAGACTAACCAATGCTCCGACAGCAATAAATTGTTGAATGGCAAAACGCACACTGGAGCGACTGACTCCTAAAATTTTAGTCAATTCATTTTCAGAAGGAATTTTTTGTCCAACTTCCCATGCATGTGTTTGAATATTATTTTTGATATAATCGACAACTTGTTCAGTTACACTTATTTTTTTAATCATAATTTTATCTCCTACAACTTGTCTTACAAGTTCATTATAAGCAAGAAAAAATAAATTGTCAATAAATTTTGTCTTATCCCAAAATAAAACTTAGAATGCTCTTATTTAATCACACAAAATATTTCAATTATTACATGAAATCACTATTTTTAGCTAGAATAATATAAAAAAGCCACCCTGCCGGCGTTGACCGGCAGGGCCTTGTGCTTTTCGTATATACACCGGATTATTAAGCGGTTACTTTCTCATATCTTCCCGCCAATCAGCATTGGCAAGACACGCCGTCCCATTGCAGTGATCCTTGTAAAGGCAAAGTTCACGGCAGATGAACTGATCTGCAGTCTGAAGCTCCAGGTCCTCATCTGACGGCAGATCATACGCCCCGATTTTCCAGATGCCCTGGGGATTCCTTAGGCCGAAATCCAGCATCTTTCCATTCCCGGTCTTCACATAGCGATAGATTTTTGCGGTAAAAGACAAATTGTCTCCGGCCTTGTAGGATTCAAAACCACGGCATTCCATCCACACATGGTCTTCCTTGCCGAAGAATCCACTCCCATCACAGGAGGAGGCACCCAGATAAACCCACTCAAAGCAAATCCGGCCTTTGGCCTTGTTGATTTTTCAATCTGCCCTTTGCAGGCTACCCAGCAATTTTCATAGTAGGCTTTTTCCAAGTCATGTCTTACCTGATCCCCGGATGCCTTCTGCAGTTCCAGGTATTCCTCATAGGACATTCCTTCTCCGCCCACCAGATTTTTCAGCCCACTGGGATCAAAATCAATGAATCCCCATTCCGTGATGACCCCCAGCCTGGATCCGGAAAGCTCCCTTTTCGCCGCTTCCCAACGCTCCTCTTCAGAAGCACCCTCAGGGGCAACACCGGGCAGCCCGCTTTTCCTGGCGTACTCTTGCAGTGCATTCGCCATCACCAGATCATAATACCGTTCCATTTTAACTCTCCTTTGCTTTGTAAGTGCAGCCTAGGCTGCCTGACATGCGCGGCAAAGAAAATAGTGGAAATCAGACGTACCAGTGCTCCGTCCCCTTGCGGGGATTAAGGATCTGCAAAACGGCTGCCGTTAACGGATCCCATACCCCTTGTCCGCCAGAACCTGCAGCGCTTTTTCAAAATTTCCCTTTTTGACAAGGATGTAATCCGTATTAAAAGTGGAAACAGCGAAAATCCCGATTCCCTCCTCCGCCAAGATGGAGGAAAGCTTTGAAAGAATGCCAATCAGGGAAAAATCAAGGATCCCCTCGATCCGGAAGGCTTTCCAGCCGTCGTCCCGTTCCAGGGTGTTTGCCGGCGTGCGGTCCGTCTCACAGACAAGGGAAATCTCTTCATCGGTCCTCCCGATAAAATAAAACCCCTGGTCCAGAGTAAGTTCACGTATGGTCGGGACCTTGCAGACCGTAAGATCCAGATCCATTTTCTTTAGCCGCATCATAGTCATATCCTCCGATTCAACACTGTTCACTATCTTGCTGGTCTTGCTTTGCTTCGAATTCATTCTAAAGGTAGAAATTCCATATACCGACTTTTTACCTGCTTATATTTGTCTTCTTGCCCTTTCT is a genomic window containing:
- a CDS encoding DUF2815 family protein, producing MSKSYVNPCKVITGVNTRWSYANVWEPKSINGGTPKYSVSLIIPKSDTKTVEKVRAAIKAAYQEGEGKLKGNSRVVPALEAIKTPLRDGDLERPGDDAYKDSFFINANSATQPGIVDANCQHILERSEVYSGVYGRASISFYAFNSNGNKGIACSLNNLQKIRDGEPLGGKPRAEDDFATADDEDFLG
- a CDS encoding DUF2800 domain-containing protein, yielding MPGNHAVLSASSSYRWLACPPSALECAKLPDVQSDFAKQGTEAHALCEYKVKKALGEKVTNPTKSLTTFDEEMAECTDAYAQFVLESLAAAKTVCKDPLVLVEQRLDFSRWVPEGFGTGDCLIVADDTLTVIDYKHGLGVLVDAEKNPQMMCYALGALDLFDGIYDIQKVSMTIFQPRRENVSTYTLPKEELLQWAETVLKPTADLAAKGEGEYKAGDHCRFCKIRATCRKRAEYNLELAKYDFAMPSTLEDPEMEAILAKADELVSWVGDVKDYALQQALSGKTWAGWKVVEGRSNRRYVNEEAVAAKVEEAGYSPYEKKLLGITALTKLLGKRRFDELLTDLIEKPQGKPVLVPETDKRPAMHTAADDFSKENEGGNKNV
- a CDS encoding RNA polymerase sigma factor, whose protein sequence is MGNQKKTRVKQQYYIPLEVKEETIITKEYENAPRQWSKIGNKMVRTILIPATKEQYEAYMRPEWKEDKRQQRLAEKRRKREQAQEEHRVDPSVQGWDTAVSFEELHDTGYGFMDDTRQDTPDAILEKEELLDALHRELAKLEELDQTILQMAMNGSSEAAIGRKVGLSQKGVNKRKHRLLEQLRERLEDYR
- a CDS encoding nitrilase-related carbon-nitrogen hydrolase; amino-acid sequence: MKVSVIQFERNEKYDVDANIAQMEQQIDLCKESSLIVLPEMWATGYYCFERYHHIEENNKIIDFLCRKAKETGAYIAGGTIIEKIEDQYYNSLPFISPEGKCIATYRKRNLVTFNSEEVKLIQNGKESTVVDTPFGRIGFAICYDVRFPKNFIEMTEKNVDIIVLSAAWSFPRLEHWCLLSQCRAIENVSYLLACNCVGTERGNVYFGHSAIYDPWGTKIAAAGIEKTIVSAEINPEHVQEIRKKFPVLRDRLQ
- a CDS encoding tripartite tricarboxylate transporter substrate binding protein; translation: MKKQLAVLSMVVALGMLLAGCGSDATKNPSSKANQGAAKNYPNKTVQIVVPYGAGGDTDTNARVMSKYLSKELGKPVIVTNVAGSSGVVGSQQVLDSKPDGYTVLFNHPTMLMNNLIGLTDISWKNFKNAGIGLTDDANVFVVSSHSKYKNLQDLINDAKANPGKIRFATSIGSFTHLQLLAFEQMTGTNIVAADLGDMAAYTTALLGNQIEVIGCQYGVVKDYIESGDFRCLGVMSEKRNPLIPNVPTFKEQGVDLSISKFFFYAFPKDTPDEIVNKFSAAMEKVCQNKDYIKEANSVLVTPKYMKPEDAVTYIGKEEENYKKWLKDYKK
- a CDS encoding tripartite tricarboxylate transporter permease, producing the protein MSELFSVGFSNILMPTNILLMGLGVLIGIMFGSIPGLTATMGIALCLPLTYSMDMVPSMALLCGIFIGGISGGLIPAILINVPGTPSSIATCFDGHPMAVNGHAQRAMGIGVFYSFIGGTLSFLALFFISPPLAKIAIHFGPYEYFGVAVFSLTLIASISKQSMAKGLIAGLIGMAFAMVGPAPIDSFSRYTFGVKGLKGGFDILVVMIGLFAISEVIKAGNDSPELQKATLKRENIKGFGFSIKEFKEQFVNFIRSSFIGIAMGILPGVGGSTSSVLAYFAAKNSSKHPEKFGTGIMDGVVASESANNATIGGAMIPLLTLGIPGESTTAMLLGAFMIHGLTPGPLLFAKNGTIVYSIFAALIVSNVIMLIMEFYGLRLFTKVLYIPKYILLPIIFVLCAVGAFGLNNRTFDIWTVIFFGIISIAFDVFDYPLAPVILGFILGPIAEKNLRSGLMLTGGSFWPFLQHPICSFFIVATVLSIVITLIQQVRKNKNQEHSRITLG
- a CDS encoding tripartite tricarboxylate transporter TctB family protein, translating into MKNNYKDVISGLFIMAISSICFYMTFFMKRLTVMAIGPEFMPRLVFGLMFVLGAIVFISAIVKLKKIDKNDTNGSESEKTKSVLKTSFMTLLLMVAYALCLAQIGFLITTAVYLFFQIMVLCPKKKRKPLLFGVVSIVTVLIVYFTFRDLFQLMLPEGILG
- a CDS encoding FadR/GntR family transcriptional regulator — protein: MIKKISVTEQVVDYIKNNIQTHAWEVGQKIPSENELTKILGVSRSSVRFAIQQFIAVGALVSLHGKGTYVKSEDLSAFSNFTSTPKSVESEIMQMLQFRQILEPEAAYLAALNRTDENLECLTKATEEMLLHVGDDDKMADLDAKFHLEIARACGNMFIESSLIDTIRRSASNKNKAKEIFGYQNNGYQNAIYYHTILLKSIREQKPKLAKKIMKEHIQGNLNRISMIKKE
- a CDS encoding ACT domain-containing protein — translated: MRLKKMDLDLTVCKVPTIRELTLDQGFYFIGRTDEEISLVCETDRTPANTLERDDGWKAFRIEGILDFSLIGILSKLSSILAEEGIGIFAVSTFNTDYILVKKGNFEKALQVLADKGYGIR